The genome window GGGTGGCTGAAGAAGCCGCGCATGTGATTGGAAAAATTGCCGGGTTTGAAGGGATCATTTGCGGATTCAGCGCAATCTATCTTGCCATGGCCGAAGTCATCAACGAAGCTCACGGGAAAGTGCTGCTTCCAGTTGGTGAATAAAGTAAATTCGGGCCGGATTATGAAGATTGTTGTAACAGACGGATATGCGTTGAACCCCGGCGATTTGTCGTGGGAAGGGTTGGAGCAGCTCGGTGAAGTGACGGTCTACGACCGCACCCCGCCGGAGCTGGTGGTTGAGCGGCTGCGCGATGCGGATGCAATGATCACCAACAAAGTTCCGGTCTCTGCGGAGCTGCTCGGGCAGCTCCCGAACCTGAAATATATCGGCGTCACCGCCACCGGCTACAACATCATCGACATCGAAGCTTGCCGCGAGCGCGGCGTGGTTGTGTCCAATGTGCCCGCCTACAGCACGGCCGCCGTCGTTCAGCTGACCTGGGCGCATATTTTCAACCTGCTCAATCAGGTGGCGCTGCACGCCGACAGCGTGCGCTGCGGCGAGTGGAGCCGCTGCAAAGATTTCTGCTATTGGAAAACGCCGCAGCCCGCGCTCGAACAAATGACGCTTGGTCTAATCGGCTTTGGCAACATCGGGCAGGGCGTCGCCGCTACAGCAAAAGCCTTTGGCGTGAAGGTGCTTGTTTCAACCCGCACGCAGCGCGATGTGCCGGATGTTGAATTTGTCTCGCGTGAAGCATTGCTGAGCCGAAGCGACATCGTCAGCCTTCACTGTCCGCAGACGCCGGAAACGGAAAAGCTGATTAATGCCGAAAGCATTGCTTTAATGAAACCGGGCGCATTTATCATCAACACCTCGCGCGGCGGACTGATCGATGAACCCGCGTTGGCCGAGGCGCTCAACTCCGGCCGTCTCGCCGGAGCGGGGCTCGACGTGCTCTCCACCGAGCCGCCCGCGGAAGACAATCCGCTCATCAGCGCCAAAAACTGTTTTATCACCCCGCACATTGCCTGGGCCGGAACCGCCGCCCGAAAAACTCTCATGAACCAGACCGTCGCCAACCTGCGCGCATTTCTGGACGGAGAGCCGGTTAATCGGGTTTAGGAACGTTTGACAGGAGCTCGAGGCTTGTGTTTGGCATGGACGCGTGGCGGGTTTTACGTAGGCTCTCCTGACTGGTTCTGAGTTGATTTCTCTAATTCTTGAATTCGTTTCTCCTGCCTCATTATAATTTTTTGGCTTACTGAAGTCTGTATGACTAATAAGGTAATGAGTGCAATCAGTAGCGTAACCGGAATTTCAAATGAATTTGTTGTCGCTATTCCAAACAGAACAAAGGCCAGAAAGAGGCCGTTGATTATGTCGATTGGGTTGGTTTTGAAGAGAGAGATTCGTTCTTCCATCTCGTTTAGCTTTTTGACAACCCATTTGCTTAATTTGAACGATTCTTTTTTCATATTTATTTACTCAGAACGTTTAATGAGTGACGGTCGTTTTTCGGGGGAAAGTTTGGCTGTTCTTGTTGTGTTTGTGGTTAGTGAATACAATGCTATCTATTTTTGGAAGAATTATTCGACATTATGCAGCATAGCCGCGGAGAGCGGTTTTTTTCTCGGATGTTTCTCTGATCCTTTCCAGCGAAGCGGGTGGTGAAAATTTCCAGACATTGGAAACATCTGTGCGACAGACTTCCAATGTTCGGAAAACGTTGGGTAGGGCGCGACCGCCGGGCGCGCCTGATTCCAATACATAGGGAT of Tichowtungia aerotolerans contains these proteins:
- a CDS encoding D-2-hydroxyacid dehydrogenase, with translation MKIVVTDGYALNPGDLSWEGLEQLGEVTVYDRTPPELVVERLRDADAMITNKVPVSAELLGQLPNLKYIGVTATGYNIIDIEACRERGVVVSNVPAYSTAAVVQLTWAHIFNLLNQVALHADSVRCGEWSRCKDFCYWKTPQPALEQMTLGLIGFGNIGQGVAATAKAFGVKVLVSTRTQRDVPDVEFVSREALLSRSDIVSLHCPQTPETEKLINAESIALMKPGAFIINTSRGGLIDEPALAEALNSGRLAGAGLDVLSTEPPAEDNPLISAKNCFITPHIAWAGTAARKTLMNQTVANLRAFLDGEPVNRV